The Balaenoptera acutorostrata chromosome 6, mBalAcu1.1, whole genome shotgun sequence genome includes the window CAGGCCGGGGTCAGGGCAGATGGCTTCTGGGAATCAAACGCCTTAAAGTCCCCAAACACGGGAAAGCACTGTCCCCATCCTAAAGGAGCTGGAATCAGTGACCCTTGGGAAACCTCCAGCCAACCCAGTCCCCATTGCACAGATGGGGAAGGAGAGGCAGACAAGAGGAGCCCTCGGCTCAAGGTCACCCCTCGACTCTGGGTCGGACAGAATCAGGAGCCTGGAGCCTCGActcccatcccatccctcctACCTCACTAATGGAGAGGCCTGGGGCGGGACAGCACGAGTGATTTCCACCCCACTCCCAGATTCCACCACCCCTCACCCTGCCGGGCGCTAACCTGGAGGGCAGGTTGGGACGCGCCGGCTGCTCCCGATCCGCAGCTCCGAGCTCCATGACCCGCGAGCCGGACGAGCCGGGCAGGAAGCCGGAGCCCCGGGGCGGAGGCGGCGCCGTCGCCGCagcttctggaagctggaaactGAAAGGGCGGTCGCTGCCGGCGGCAGGGGCGGGGTTTGCCAGGACGGGGAGGAGACAGGCGCGCTGGGGGGAGGGCTGAACGGCGGTGGCGGGGCTTACGAGCGCGGCTTGCGCGGCGTGAGTGGGAAGTACGCGGCTGGCAGTGGCGGAGAGGCCtccggggctgggggccgggcctCGGCAGCTGGGGGCGGAGTCTGAGCTGCAGTGTCTCCCGTTTGCTGTCCTCCCGCACGTCTCCCAAGCTCCTGCCGGAGGTGGGTTGGGCGGTCCGCCTAGGAAAGGGCTAGAGGGTGTCGGAGCCAAAGTGCCGTGGCTCCCTTGTCGTCCGGACTGGAATTTCTCCATTTATGAAGTcgggcggcggggggcggggaggggagcggTGCGGGACGGTAATTAAGCGGGGTTTTAGGCTCAGGCAGCCCCGGGTTTCAAGCttggtagggttgccagatttagcaagtaAAATACAAGATGCCCACTTATACTGGAATTTCAGCAACAACCAATAATTATATTAGAAATCTGAAATTCCAGTGTCATTGGGCGTCCTGTATTTTCTCTGGCAACCTTACCTGGACTATCTCGGGTGAGTtcacctgagcctcagtttttctccTGTGTGGAGTAGGGGTGATGATAGCACCTACCTGATGATAGCATCTCCCAGTGAGATGGTGCAGAGGCATCttgtggcagagccaagattcaaaccctgGGCAGTTACTGCAGAGCCAGGACTCTGACCACCTACTTTCACCTCCCAAACACCCCCGTTTTGCTGCAAGATCCAGCGGTAAGACCAGGTTAGAATCACAGGACTGGGGATATACAGCACAtaaccatgggacttccctggtggtccagtggttaagaatcggtcttgcaatgcaggggatgccagatcgatccctggtcagggaactgagatcccacatgctgcagaacaactaagcccatgccacaactagtgagcctgggtactctagagcccgcgcaccgcaactaagacctgatacagcaaataaataaataaatattttaaaaaaaacaaaaaaacaaaaaccataaccAGTATTCAATTTATGAGTCACTTGGTTTATTGCACACAACACAGGTTAGTGGGGAAAATAGGAAAGGGGGTAACAAACAACAAGGAGGAGACTGGGAAGGTCACATCTCAGCACGAGCGAGCGGCGGGCTTTGGTCTAGCTGAACCAGAATCTCATGACAAATGTGAGTGGGAAGTCGCCTTCCGCTCCAACAGAGCATCCGTCTGGAACAGCTCGCAGCAGCGCCGAGTCCTCCAGCAAAGAGCCTTCAAGTTGCTCAGTCTTGTAGTctcattttaaaggatctgcCTGTAAGGTGTAACAGTTATGCCCCAAAGAATCTTGTCTCTATCAGTCTCTGTGCCAGTAGAGTCTTCCCGAGGAACCAAACAAATTCCTTACCTAAAGCAAaactactgggacttccctggtggtccagtggttaatactccacgctcccaatgcagggaccccgggttcgatccctggtcagggaactagatcctgcatgccgctgcacgtggcaacgaagatcccacatgccgaaactaagacccagcgcagccaaataaataaagcaacactgttaattttttttttttggctacgccaggcggcatgtgggatcttagttcccaaccagggatggaagccatgccccctgcagtggaagtgcagagtcttaaccgctggaccgccagggaagtccctaaagcaaCACTATTAATTTATGACACTCAGACACTTGCAGTCCTGTACTGGACAGTTCACAACAACTAATATGGAAGTTCACATTGGCCACTGTGACTCCATCTTGAATTACTGAGCTTAAATCCTATGAGTTTCACACAAGATGAGGAAGAATCATGGTACAAAAGAAGTCACACTATAACACCCCCCTTCTCAAAGTGTCCTCCAATTCGAAGCCAACTCAGTGTAGGGCCCCTACAGGTGCTGAAATGTGTCCCATTCGAAGGCTCACCTGGGGTCCCTTGGGGATTCAAAGTCAAGTGCTTTCCGGGGCCAGATAGGATCGAAGGGGCAAAAGGAGGCAATAGGGAGAGGTGGGCCTGGGGTGAAGTGGAGAGCATACTTCCCATctaaactgtttttcttttttacaaaatgCTTCATGAGCACTGAAAGAAAGCTCATCTTACCACACGCATCCCCTTCTgcagggccctggcctgggaaccagcCTGGGCTCTGGCTCTGGTCCCATTTCAaactccattttcctttttctaagaGGTTCTGGTGTGGGCACAACAGCAGGGTATCTGTGTTGGGTATCTGCACCCAGATCAGCAGCTTTCCAGGGCTAGCACTCCATATGCAAAGCCAAATTCCCCCAAGCTGGTGATCTAGGCCTCCATGCCTCTCCCCATCCTGCTGGGGGCTGCTGTTGAAGCAGCCCTGCCCCCGGGGCCTCCGTTGAGCACAAGCCTTCCTTGTTTCCCCCACTCCAGCCTGAGCACACCTCAGTTCAGTCTCTCTCTGTGGCCCCAACCCCAAGGGGAAAATGGTGAGATGTTCCCTATGGATTCATTGATCACCCACAATGGCTGGTGATGATTCCTTCCCCAGAGAGGCAAATCCTTCCTTGCTAAGGCCACATGGAGACATGGTCAAGTTCTTGTCTTGACAAGCCCAGACATGCCCAAATGTCCTGGGCTCCTAGAGTAGATGAGGATCATACATCCACAGTGGAACTGACACTGGGAAGTCCCACAGCCTCAGATGAAGCTCTTCAATTTGGCTTTGACAAAAGTCCTCTCCTTACTCTTCTTCATAGAATAAGGAGGCCCTCCTGCTTCCTTCTTAATCACCGTCCACCCACCCTGGCCGCCGTTCCAATCTCCAGTTGCATTGAGCTCATTCCTACTTCAGGACTTTTGCACTTGCTATATCCTCTACCTGGACTTCTTTATTCAGATGGCCAGCTCTTGTCAttcagctcaaatatcacctcctcagaaagGCCCTTGCCAACTTTTCTATCCAACACCGCACCACCATCCCTCTTGTCCcaacatgatttatttttttcatagtactTGTCACACTCCGAAATCATGCTGTGTATTAACTGGTTTTCTTGTTTATGGTCCATCTGCCCACCAGCTTCTAAGCTCCACGTGGGCAGTCAGGCCAGTCATGTTCTTAGGGCATTTCCGACACCGGCACAGTGCTCGGCTCACACTCAGTGCTAGAGAATGTCTGTTGAATGAGCCAGTTAGAAGAGCCAGGAGTCCTGGGCCTCGTGAGACCTTGGACAAACCACTTCCTTTCCAGCCGCAGGCCCTGCCTCAGCCCATTGCCAGAGATCCAAAGTGGGTAGGGGCTGAGCCATCCCCATCTCTGAGCGTAGGGCTCGGGCCCTGACTCAGCCCTGTCGGATCCAGACCCCAGGGAAATGTAGGGCCAAACCCCAGTTTCCTGCTGTGCTGCCCTTCCACCACAGAGTCTCCACGACCCACCCACCTCCTTAGTGATGACCTTAATGCACTCTATGTCTCAGCTTCCTGTTGAGCCAGAACAAGAAATGCTCTGTGGCTTGTGCCAGCTCAGAAAGGTAGAGTAATCACCCAGAGTCACCCAGACAGCTAGGGGTGGTgtcaattatatatatgtatatatattccaggAACCCGCACTCCAGCCCTGCAGCATAagatttccctttcctctcccttcccccaccagccatttttcctccttttctctcaagGCCAATGGAATGGCAGTGGTGGGTGTAACTGAGTGAATTTCCCAACGTCTGGAGTCAGTCCAGGGATCAGCCATTGGCCCACAAAGCCCCCCACACCATCACACTGTCCCCCCAGCCCTGAACTCCAACCACAGTGTCATGTTTTTCTCTCTAGTGCCAGGCTCTCTCTTACTCCAGATCTTTGTTGTGTCCTTGGCTTGGGACCCTCCCAGAGCTGCATCTGATTCTTCTGGTCTCAGTGAAGGGGTTAGAGCACACCCACCCATCAAATAATTAGGTAGAGGCTCCTTCCCTGAGCTCCACGGCCCCATGTTCCTTCACAAGGCTTTGTCACACAGGTTGCTTTTGTCACTGTCCCCCTCCGACTGTGAGTTCTGTGGCGGTGGAATCTATGCATCTTGCTCCACCCCACGTCCCCATTTCCCAGCAGAGGGCCTGtcacatagcaggtactcaataaatatttaatgagttaaatgtttccattttaacGATTAGaccactgaggcacagaaaggtttagCACCTTGTCCTGATCACTCAGCCAGGCCCAGAGAAGCTCTAGAGGGAAGGGCCACTTGGGCATGGTCGGATTGGACTGGGGTCAAAGGCAGAGTTGGAgtttcctggaggagggagaaggaaagatcaGAGGCTATGCAGGCAATTTTCTTCTCTGCTCCCAGTGATGTCTGTGTGTCCAGGTCCCTCCGTCTGACCACCAACCCCtggtcccatttcacagatgataaaAGTGACTCCCAGAGGAGGGCAGAGCTTACTCAAGATCAATAGTGGGCCGCAGTCTAATATTTCCCAGATCTGAagcccccccactcccccacctcctcccacctgCATCCTAGAGGAGCAGGAGTGAGGGGGGCCACCCCAGAGGGAGGCCAGGGGGCCCTGCTTGAGCCagggtggggggttgggaggcGCGGGTTCTTGGGCTGGCCTTGCCACTTACCCATGCATAAGCCCCTTAAagtctttgggcctcagtttccccatctggacgACAAGGGGGCTGGGCTTGGTGGCTTCAGCCTCCCCCTTTCCCCAATGAGGACAGGGCTGCGGGAGCTGGTGAGTAAGAATATAGGCTCCTGAGTCCAAAAGGCATAGTTGAGTCCTggttccagcatttattgctgaATGATCTTGCTCAGTCCCTTCACCCCCTGAGCCTTCATTTCAtggtctgtaaaaaaaaaaaaaagaataacagcattttttttttttttgaggattaaatgagccaaTGTAGGGGAGTCCCTGATAACAATGCCAGGCACAGCATCCCCAGCAAAATGAGTTCATAATATTAATTAGGGGATGCTGCCCTCTGGAGGCCAAGTGGAGGAACAACAGGCGAGGAGAGCCCGACCCGCTGCCCGGGCCAGGCTGGAACCCGCGTCCCCAGCGGGCGACCATTGTCCCGGTGGGGAGAGCGCGGCTGGGCGCCGGTCACTCGGTGTGCGCCTCCACCCACTGGCAGAGGCGACGGGCGTAGCGAGTTGGGCTGACGGTGGAGAAGGTCCGGCCTGGATAGCGCAGCGTCTTCCAGAGGTGCTCCAGCCGCTTGCGGAGCCCGTAGACTGTGGCGAGGTCCACGAGGCCCAGAAAATAGCGTTGCTCTGGCCCGTCCAGGATGTGTAGGGCATTGGGGGCGTCGGGCAGCAGCCGGCGGTTCTGGGCTTCTGGCTCCTCCAGGCTCTGTACCCCTCGCGTAGACCTGGGGGCAGACAGGAGGGTGAGGttaccacctcctccagggagccccagCTTATGGACCCTGTCAGCATGGCCATGCTGCCCCTGGGTCATTCTCACACCTCCCGTGTGCCCGGACCTGTGACGTCAGATAAACTGGGTGGCTGAGTGAAGTGCAGCTGACGGTCTAAAGCTGAGCTGTCCATTATGCAGCCATCAGCCAGCCATATGTGGCCACTGAGCACTTAAATGTGGCCAGTCCCAAATGAGATGCGCAGTTAGTATAAAACACATACTGGATTTCCAAAACAGTatgagaaaaagaatgtaaaatatctcataaatGTTTATATTGATTAGATGATGAAATGATAAAAGTTTGGATGTACGAAGTAAGtgaaatatgttattaaaattatttttacctatttcttttttactttttaaaatgaggctactagaaaatttaaaactacatgTGTGGCTCGCATTAAATTTCTACTGGGTAGCGCTGGTCTAGAGCATTTGGGTCACACAGACTCTGGCTCTGCACTTATGTACCACATCACTTTGGGTAAGTCCCATGTTTGGGTACTTCCTAAACTGCTGTTTGGGGTCGTCCAACCCTGGAAGTTTCAGGGTGGCAGAGTTGAAACCTTGCAGACAAAGTCCAACCCAAGTTTGCAGATGGTGTGTCTTTTTGCCTCAAATTGTATTCCAAATCAGAAGATGCCTCTGGCTGGGCCCCCAATCCCAACCGGAAGCAGGCTCAGTTCCCTAACATTGTCCTCTTGTGATGGTGGGAGTTTGGGAGTGGGGGtcgcggggtgggggggtcactGAGGGCTTtatccctgccctgcccaggtcttgggggaaaaaagccaaTCAAAGAAAGCCCCACCCaggcaccaaccaatcagaaccGAGTGGTCTGGGAGCCAGGACAAGAGTGCTGGTACTCTCTGCAGTGCCAGGGTTAACCTGGGGGTGGTGGGTTCTGAATGAGGGGCTGGgaactgggtgggggtggggctgtagCTGTGACCATTTACCAGGCAGCATGGAGAAACAACCATCGTAGGCAAACTTGGGTTTACTTGCTGAATGACGGCTGTAATCTGAGCACCATCTGGGGGTAGAGGGCAAGGGAGAAGCTGACCTAGGTTGGATGGGCAGACTTGGTGGATTCTGTGCCCCATGGCAGGCATTCCACCATCTGGTCAGGATGTGCCCACCAAGCCATTACCTTGGGTTGTGCCCAAGACTCACCCATCCCAAGGTCTTCCTCcaaagggtggggatgggggctagGTGAGTGGACATCATTTTTCACTTGTCTTGTCCACCCACTGGATCAATGAACTTATTTCCTTGAAGTGCCTGTCTTAATCCCTGAGTAATTCGGTTCAACCACAGATGTTGGCCTTGGAGGACTGAAATCCAAGTAACTAACCAAGTACTAACATGAATCCTCAAAAGTCATTCTACAACTTCACTTCCTCTCTCCGaggctcagtttccacatctctaaaatgggaacgAGCCCATCCTCTCAATGAGGCTCATAGTCAGCATGCAAGGATTGGCTGCATGCAAGAGGAAGGCAACAAGATGATGGTGCCAGTGGTGATGACTTTGGGGTCCTCAAAGTGAAATGACCGAGTTAAGGGGCAAGGGCTCTTTCTAAGGCAAAAATTAAATAGTTCTGAAACCTTTAATGGCTCCACATCTCCTTCTGGAAAATGGGCAGATTCTTCAAAAGCACAACTGGATCTCACCTGGTCTTTCCTCTGCTGTGACCCATCTGTGCCTGCTACCCCTGCCAGCCAGACTTCTCCAGCCCtccaccctacacacacacacacacacacacacacacacacatacacacatacacacaaacactgcACTTTCCAGTCTTCGAGCCTTTGCCTGTGCTGTTCCCCCACTACACCATCTGTCTTTTCCATGTTCTCATCACCTCATTCTTGCTGTTGCCTCTGGGGGGCCCACCTGGCTGTGCGGAAGATGAGGCTACTGCCTGGGCCCCGCTCATCCTCATGGAGACGCTGAAAGGCCATCAGGAGGCTGTAATCCAGCACGTTGAGCTCCCGGAGGAAGGCGGTGTCCAGTTCCATCTGGCGGAGGAGCCAGCTCCGCTGGGGCCCTGCCGGAGCATCAGTGCCCCCACCTGAGTGCTCGTTGTGTGCCAGGCAAGTTTCTGAGGGCTCCACACACATCTGCCCCAGAAGGGCAGATGTCATTactgtcccatttcacagatgaggaaactcatcTGTAATTTGCCTTGGTCACCTAGCTAGAAAGCTGTGGAGTTAGGATTCTCTGCCTGACTCCAGAATCTGGGCTCTTGAAGACTCAGGCAGAGAGCAGTGCCAGGGACACCCTTCTAACTTCACTTTAAATGGAGGAAGAGCAGGCAGTGACCGCCCCCGTGGCTCACCCAGGTTGATGGTCTTGCCCTGAAAGTTGAGGTCTTTCAGCACCAGGACAAGGGGGCTGCCCTCAGGGGCGGGCTCCACCCAGCGGCTCACCTCGCAGCCCTTGATGTCATACCTGGGAAatgaggggtgggggagacagaatTCAACCTTATAGAGACTTGAGACATACAGGGAACTCACAAGGTAATAAGAAACAAGAGCTTCCACTGGGTGACTGTCCAGATTCTCAGCACAACCCCGTCCCCAtgttagagatgaagaaaaagcctcagagaggttttttgttttgttttgtttttaatttgcccaagaccacacagtgaGTAAaagggcagagcagggattcCAACTCAGGCCCTTGAACGTCCAGTCCAGCCTTTACCCCTGCCTGTGACTGCCTCTTGGCACCTTGTCATCCCTGGGGTATCCCAGACAGAGGGGCCCAACCCTAGACGCAGCACCAGAGGGCATGAGTGAAGTCCGTGGCCCTGGGAGAGCACCAGCGTGGAGCTcggaggcagaggcagggctagGAGGCTCAGAGGGCCACCTGCAATCAGAGGCTAGTTTGAATCCCTGCTCCTCACGTAGTAGCTGTGTGGCTTTCCCCTCCTCAGTTTCTCTTCGACAAAATGGGGATGATTAGGACAGCTACCCCTCAAGAGTTGTTCTGGGAATAAGGATGGTGATGAATGCAAATGGCTCACACAGCGCCCATGGCATACTGAGTGCTCAAGAGATGCTGGTCGTGGGAATCACTGTCTCCGACCCGTCAGGAGATCTTGGTAACGTCCCTTCTCCTCCCTGCGCCTCAGTTTCGCTGTCTGTCTAGTGAGTGTGGGTGCTTCAGGTGGCACATTCCGGGTGGGGCCGGGAGGCCGACTCACCTCTCGGAGATGCGGCCGGTGGGATAGAAGACGCTCTGCATGATGATGAAGTATTTCTGGAGACGGGGGTAGGGAGTGAGGGAGGACAGTATCtcaccctccccccgccccctccggcCCGGCCCCCTCGCCTCGGCCTCACCCACCTTCTTTCCCCGGGCCACCCGCAGACTGTGCACTCCTGGAAAGGGAGAGGGCGTCAGGTAGAGGCCCCAAACTCGGCAACGCCGGGTGCATCCTGCCCCAGTTCCAGGCCACGCCTCCTTCTCGCGATCCGCCGCTTCCCGAGCCTCCAGGCCACGCCCCCATACCCCTTCCCCAGCTTGGGGTAGTGTCCCAAGTCGACCCGCTTCTAAATTTAGCCCCAAAGATGCCGTGTCCCCCAGGCCTAGCCCTGCCCATATATCCTCCTCCCGGGACTATTCAATCCCAACCTCGCCCCCTTTGGGCCCCGCCCGAGGTCTTGGCCCCGCCCACCGACCCCCGCCCTCCTACGTTGCTGTCTAGGACCCGCCCCCACACTGAGCTCTGCCCCCAGCCGGCCCCGCCTCCTGTCCAGTCCCCTCCACCCTGCTCGGGCTCAGGTCCCCTACCGCCCCCGTCCTGAAACCGCCCACTCCCTGACTCCCTCCCCTTCTCGCTCTCTCTCTTCACCCCTCCCCTCGCCCCGCAGTCCCGGGTCCCTGGCCGGTCATACCCAGCAACCGCGCAAGCAGCGAGTGTGGGTGCCGCTGCAGGTGCTGCACGTAGCGGGGCAGGTGGGCGAGCAGCGCCCGCACCTCCCGGCGCCGCAGGGTCTTCAGGAAGAAGCGCTGGTCGTGGCTGGGGGGCGGGACGGAGAGGTCACTGACCAGGTGGGGCAGGAGCCGCCTCCCCACCGCCCCTCTCGCCTCCTGCCCTCGCCCTCAGTCTCTCCTCCTCCATCTGACCTCTATCTGGCCCTGACCCAACCTGACCTGGCCATTCTGTCTCTCTCCTCAAGAGCCCCCCTCCACCCCGGACacctctcccaccccttccccaccccagccgCCAGCTCACGACAGGAAGAAGCTGGCCTTGCTCTTGGAGGTGCTGAGGAACTGCAGGTAGGGGCCGCCGGGGCCCAGCGCAGCCTGATAGTCCTCCTCTGCCAGCCCTAGGGAGCGCCGCAGTCGGGCGAAGGCGGGGCCAGCCAGGGTGCCCAGCTCGAAGCCCTGCggaaaggaagagcagccccaagagtgtccctGGGGCCCAGGTGTGTGCAGGCGGCTCTGGCGCGGGAGGGTCAGGGTAAGCACACCCTTCCTGCAAAGCCCCGGGGCAAGCCATCATTCCCActgcacagatggggaaactgaggagaaGAGCAGAACACACCCCCTCCCATGCAGCACTCTTGGGCTTTCTACCTCGTGAACCTGGGTCAGGACCTCAGAGAAATCCTCCTCCGTGGGCAGCCCCTGTAGCAAGGAGCAGAGGGGCTCAGGGCAAGTCTCAACCCCCCGGTGCCAGCCCAGGGTCTCCAAGCATCCTGTACCTGGCCTCACCCCCGTTCCCCCCAATTTGATTCCTCCAGCCAGTGGGGACCACTCTGGGTGTGCCTGAGTTGGGCAGATAGACTGCCAGCCCTCCCagagctggagggaggaggagagtaaCCCAAGGCAGGTCCTAGGTGtgtctcattcactgctgggTCCCCAGCACCAGTCTCTGAGTTAGAGCCTGACACATGTGCCCAGACACACGTTGGCCAAAGTGTCGCCAGATGCCCTCCCAGTCGAAGGGGATGGCCTAGAAGCCTAGGACTGTCTGACTCAGCCTGGGAGAAGCAGGATCagagaaagcttcctggaggaggtgcccCCTAAGCTGAAATCTCAAGGGTAGTGGAGAGGAGGAGCAGGGTGCTCATAGGAGCAGGAACAGCAGTGGGGGCcaccaggaagggaaggagagcctGAGTGACTGAAGCGAGTAAGGATGGACTGGGAAGGAGGCTGGACAGTCGGCCCTTGGGGTTGAGCCAGCAGGACCGTGAGTCCAGGCTGAGTATTGGGGAGCCATGGAAGATTTTCAGCAGGTGATGAGATTTAGAGGACTCCTACTCTCTCCCTGGACCTCCAGGTCCCTGTGCTAGGACCTGGCTCACAGGATGTGGTCACACtgtgcacacatatgcacacacacaaacaacacACATGCTCACCCGGGCCGTCCAGCTGCTGAGCTTGCAGTGGGTGACCCTTTCTGCTGAGCCAGCCTGGCCCCAGCCTGAGCTCCGGGGAGGATGGGCTgggctggtggggtgggggcggggtccCTTCTCAACCACACACCCTGGCAGAACCGGGAGGGCCTCAGAGACCAAGGAGTACAATCCCTcccacccattatacagaggtgacattgaagcccagagagaggcagagacccaCCTAGATCACACATCAACCACCCGGGTCAGGGGGTTCCTCGCACTCCCCACACACCCTGGGCTTTCTGGCTTCCTGgcctcagcccccaccccagaatgtccctccctcccttcaccaagcccctgccttcctctccttctaTCTAGCCCGCTCTGTTCCCCAGCCCTGCAGTATTAGCAGGACAGGGCATCAGCCTGGTCTTGCTGTCTGTGCTGTGGAGGTGCATGGGACAGACTGGCCACTCACCGTGGGCGGGTGGTCCATGGACACTTGAGTGGCAGCCCACAGCCCTGCCTGCATCATACACGTCAGCTGGTGCAGCTCATGCCCTGGGCCAATCTCAAACAGGCCTAAGCGAGACTGCTTGTCTCGTAGACGCCAGAGGAGGCCACGGTGGCCAGAGCTCGAGGTGGCAGCTCTGTGTCCAGCCTCTGGGGAGGGGGCCAGGACCTGGGGTGGGAGGCACCAGAAGCAATGAGCCTGAGGCAGCAAGCATCCCAGAGGGGAGAGACCCTCGTCTGAGTCCCACGTCCACTGCTTGTCAGCTCACCCCTCatccctctctgcctcagtttcctcaattgtAAAATGCAGATAAGGCTGGTACCCACCTCACTGGGTGTTGTGAGGGGACAGTACCTGGAATGCAGTCAGCACCCAAAATAGTGATGGTTATTATCAGTAGGAAGAGCATTTGTTCTGCAACCTCTCACTAGCTTAGGTAAATCACCTAACCTTTCTGCACctcgttttctcatctgtaaaatgagaactaCAATAACTCCTTCGTGGCAGGTATTAACTGTTGTTACTGTTGAGTTTGAGCATCCTGCACAGGAACTCCTTATAGTAGGAGCTGTGATGTCAGTGATTCAGTCATCTATTCCACTCGTCTATGCCGAGTTCCTCCAGGCCAGCGCGGAGGGTCAGCACGAAGCTGAGATCATAGCTGCTGACCCCTTAGCATTGGGCACCCACCAAGTGCCCAGCGCTGTCTGAGAGCTTGACCTCCTAACAGCCCTATGAAGGAGAAGCTTTTATCATTGTCTCCATTTTcccgatgaggaaactgaggaagttCTCGGGGGATACCCGCCGGACTCCCCGCTTCAGACCTGCGGTCCCATGTGGGGCGTGTCCCAGTCCCGCCCAGTGCAGGACCCCTTCTGGGCTTGGATGGGGGTGTGTTCGCCGTGC containing:
- the PIP5KL1 gene encoding phosphatidylinositol 4-phosphate 5-kinase-like protein 1 isoform X2 — protein: MAAPSPGPREVLAPSPEAGHRAATSSSGHRGLLWRLRDKQSRLGLFEIGPGHELHQLTCMMQAGLWAATQVSMDHPPTGFELGTLAGPAFARLRRSLGLAEEDYQAALGPGGPYLQFLSTSKSKASFFLSHDQRFFLKTLRRREVRALLAHLPRYVQHLQRHPHSLLARLLGVHSLRVARGKKKYFIIMQSVFYPTGRISERYDIKGCEVSRWVEPAPEGSPLVLVLKDLNFQGKTINLGPQRSWLLRQMELDTAFLRELNVLDYSLLMAFQRLHEDERGPGSSLIFRTARSTRGVQSLEEPEAQNRRLLPDAPNALHILDGPEQRYFLGLVDLATVYGLRKRLEHLWKTLRYPGRTFSTVSPTRYARRLCQWVEAHTE
- the PIP5KL1 gene encoding phosphatidylinositol 4-phosphate 5-kinase-like protein 1 isoform X1; its protein translation is MAAPSPGPREVLAPSPEAGHRAATSSSGHRGLLWRLRDKQSRLGLFEIGPGHELHQLTCMMQAGLWAATQVSMDHPPTGLPTEEDFSEVLTQVHEGFELGTLAGPAFARLRRSLGLAEEDYQAALGPGGPYLQFLSTSKSKASFFLSHDQRFFLKTLRRREVRALLAHLPRYVQHLQRHPHSLLARLLGVHSLRVARGKKKYFIIMQSVFYPTGRISERYDIKGCEVSRWVEPAPEGSPLVLVLKDLNFQGKTINLGPQRSWLLRQMELDTAFLRELNVLDYSLLMAFQRLHEDERGPGSSLIFRTARSTRGVQSLEEPEAQNRRLLPDAPNALHILDGPEQRYFLGLVDLATVYGLRKRLEHLWKTLRYPGRTFSTVSPTRYARRLCQWVEAHTE